One Romboutsia sp. 13368 genomic window carries:
- a CDS encoding YlbF family regulator, with amino-acid sequence MAIYETATKLANEIKNSKEYIQFKKYMKEIKNDPDSEKLLAEYKLSQAKVQNFIISNPKDKKKSLSKFESLQRKVINNKKVNKYLNSEQQFTNMMNNINHILAQAVEDDYK; translated from the coding sequence ATGGCGATATATGAAACAGCTACTAAGTTAGCTAATGAAATAAAGAATAGCAAGGAATATATACAGTTTAAAAAATATATGAAAGAAATAAAAAATGACCCAGATAGTGAAAAATTACTTGCTGAGTATAAATTAAGCCAAGCTAAAGTTCAAAACTTTATTATAAGTAATCCAAAGGATAAGAAAAAAAGTTTATCTAAATTTGAATCACTTCAAAGAAAGGTTATTAATAACAAAAAAGTTAATAAATATTTAAATAGTGAACAACAGTTTACAAATATGATGAATAATATAAATCATATATTAGCACAAGCAGTAGAGGATGATTATAAATAA
- a CDS encoding ribonuclease J, translating to MRLFRKNTNKIKVMALGGLNEIGKNMTAIEYKDEIIVIDAGMSFPDEEMLGVDVVIPDISYLIKNKDKVKGIFITHGHEDHIGAIPYILKKINVPIYGAKLSIGLIQVKLKEHKINNAKLNVVSPKDIIKLSHMEVEFIKNNHSIPDACSIAVHTDQGIIYHTGDFKIDLTPIDGEVMDIHRICELSKKGVLLLLAESTNVEDPGYTMSERTVGAGLEDLFRKASSNRIIVATFASNIYRLQQIINTSEKFNRKVAISGRSMVNVIAVATELGHLNIPENMLVDLNDISKYEDSEVVIITTGSQGEPMSALARIARAEHKKIEIKRGDLVIISAHTIPGNEKLISKVINSLFEKGAEVIYDQSDIHVSGHAKQEELKLIHRLVKPKFFMPVHGEYRMLKIHAELAEELGMPSQNIFINKTGDVLELDRNSAKVTGTIPTGDVLVDGLGVGDVGNIVLRDRKHLSEDGLMIVVVTISKEDGKVLAGPDIISRGFVYVRESEDLMDGAKEVIKNVLKDCEDRNIKEWAYLKNNIKENLKEYLYQRTKRNPMILPIIMEV from the coding sequence ATGCGATTGTTTAGAAAAAATACAAATAAAATAAAAGTCATGGCATTAGGTGGACTTAATGAAATAGGCAAAAATATGACTGCTATTGAGTATAAAGATGAAATAATTGTAATAGATGCTGGAATGAGCTTTCCAGATGAAGAAATGTTAGGAGTCGATGTAGTTATTCCTGATATAAGTTATTTAATAAAAAATAAAGATAAAGTAAAAGGAATCTTTATTACACACGGACATGAAGACCATATAGGAGCAATTCCATATATATTAAAGAAAATAAATGTACCAATATATGGAGCTAAACTTAGTATAGGTCTTATACAAGTAAAACTAAAAGAACATAAAATAAATAATGCTAAACTTAATGTAGTATCTCCAAAAGATATTATAAAACTTTCTCATATGGAAGTAGAGTTTATAAAGAATAATCATAGTATACCAGATGCATGTTCTATTGCTGTTCATACAGATCAGGGAATAATATATCATACAGGAGACTTTAAAATAGATTTAACTCCAATTGATGGAGAAGTTATGGACATACACAGAATATGTGAATTAAGTAAAAAGGGAGTTCTTTTATTATTAGCAGAAAGTACTAATGTTGAAGATCCAGGTTATACAATGTCGGAAAGAACAGTAGGGGCAGGATTAGAGGATTTATTTAGAAAAGCATCAAGTAATAGAATAATAGTTGCAACATTTGCATCTAATATATACAGATTACAACAAATAATAAATACATCGGAGAAATTTAACAGAAAAGTTGCTATATCTGGAAGATCTATGGTAAATGTGATTGCTGTAGCTACTGAATTAGGGCATTTAAATATTCCTGAAAATATGTTAGTAGATTTAAATGATATATCTAAATATGAAGATAGTGAAGTTGTAATAATAACTACAGGATCGCAAGGTGAGCCGATGTCAGCTTTAGCTAGAATAGCTAGGGCTGAACATAAGAAAATAGAAATAAAAAGAGGCGATTTAGTAATAATATCAGCTCACACAATACCAGGGAATGAGAAATTAATATCAAAAGTTATAAATAGTTTGTTTGAAAAAGGTGCTGAAGTTATATATGATCAATCTGATATACACGTATCAGGACATGCAAAACAAGAAGAATTAAAGCTTATCCATAGACTAGTTAAGCCTAAGTTCTTTATGCCAGTTCATGGTGAGTATAGAATGCTTAAGATACATGCAGAATTAGCAGAAGAATTAGGTATGCCTAGCCAAAATATATTTATAAATAAAACAGGAGATGTTTTAGAACTTGATAGAAATTCAGCTAAAGTTACAGGAACTATACCAACAGGAGATGTATTAGTTGATGGATTAGGTGTTGGAGATGTAGGGAATATAGTATTAAGAGATAGAAAGCATTTATCTGAAGATGGACTTATGATAGTTGTTGTTACAATATCTAAAGAAGATGGAAAAGTCTTAGCAGGTCCAGATATTATATCAAGAGGATTTGTATATGTAAGAGAATCAGAAGATTTAATGGATGGAGCTAAAGAAGTAATAAAAAATGTATTAAAAGATTGTGAAGATAGAAATATTAAAGAGTGGGCTTATTTAAAGAATAATATAAAAGAAAATTTAAAAGAATATCTTTATCAAAGAACAAAGAGAAATCCTATGATACTTCCTATAATAATGGAGGTATAA
- a CDS encoding metal-dependent hydrolase has product MRGKTHCTIGILSTIQACILFKVPITIFNLVLAAIFSILPDLDESNSTISNVLLKQDTSKFILKIVIYIINFAIFFISLKLNNNFLLSSIVTFISIMVLESKLNHTLLRKILLSLTLVLLSLCLFFIKVKIYFVIFFLILASFPWLKHRSFSHSIFAAIIIYFLLKQIEIIYNISNLSFFGTIGYASHLFLGDLFTKSGIPLFYPLSDKKYSLGYFRVGSFFNNILEILIVVILIGSIIFTTIKI; this is encoded by the coding sequence ATGCGTGGTAAAACCCATTGTACAATAGGCATTTTGAGTACTATTCAAGCCTGTATATTATTTAAAGTTCCTATTACTATATTTAATCTTGTGTTGGCTGCTATTTTTTCAATACTTCCTGACTTAGATGAATCTAACTCCACAATTTCTAATGTACTTTTAAAGCAAGATACTTCAAAATTTATACTAAAAATAGTCATATACATAATTAACTTTGCTATATTTTTTATATCATTAAAACTAAATAATAATTTTTTATTAAGTTCAATTGTAACATTTATATCAATAATGGTATTAGAATCTAAGCTTAATCATACATTACTTAGAAAAATTCTTTTATCTTTAACGCTTGTACTTTTATCTCTATGTTTATTTTTTATAAAGGTTAAAATATACTTCGTTATATTTTTCTTAATATTAGCTTCTTTTCCATGGCTTAAGCATAGAAGCTTTTCTCATAGTATATTTGCAGCTATTATAATTTATTTTTTACTTAAACAAATAGAGATAATATATAATATATCGAATTTATCATTTTTTGGAACTATAGGATATGCAAGTCATTTATTTTTAGGTGATTTATTCACAAAATCAGGTATTCCTTTATTTTATCCTCTTAGTGACAAGAAGTATTCTTTAGGATATTTTAGAGTTGGGAGCTTTTTTAATAATATTTTAGAAATTTTAATCGTCGTTATATTAATAGGTTCTATAATTTTTACTACAATAAAAATATAA
- a CDS encoding Fur family transcriptional regulator, with amino-acid sequence MNTMDILKEKLRETGFKITPQRRAVIDTLLKHNKEHLSSEQIYDLVRVDCPEIGLATVYRTMQLLDEIGVISKLNLDDGCIRYEISLNKDECHNHHHLICKNCSRIIEVQEDLLESIEQSIQERYKFEILDHDVKFYGICENCKN; translated from the coding sequence ATGAATACTATGGATATATTAAAAGAAAAATTAAGAGAAACTGGATTTAAAATAACGCCTCAAAGAAGAGCAGTAATAGATACATTATTAAAACATAACAAAGAACATCTAAGTAGTGAGCAAATATATGATTTAGTTAGGGTAGATTGTCCAGAAATAGGACTAGCTACAGTTTATAGAACAATGCAATTATTAGATGAAATAGGTGTAATATCAAAACTTAACTTAGATGATGGATGTATAAGATATGAAATTAGTTTAAATAAAGATGAATGTCATAACCATCATCATTTAATATGTAAAAACTGCTCGAGGATAATAGAAGTTCAAGAAGATTTATTAGAAAGTATAGAACAGAGTATACAAGAAAGATATAAATTTGAAATATTAGATCATGACGTTAAATTCTATGGAATATGTGAAAACTGCAAAAACTAA
- a CDS encoding LCP family protein, with the protein MKKRGLILFLLLIITFIPISNVYGLSKIKVEQPQMIENILLIGLDGSNDNIPKRSDTMIILTIDKLNKSLKLTSLARDTLVKIPGHGEEKLTHAYAYGKEELLMQTINENFNLNIKDYATVNFKSFIDIVDIIGGVDININEKEIRHLNEVIKACYNVNHTDINNIEYISSSGNNNLNGYQALAYARIRKLDTIYKRDERQRIILTNIAHKLSHVSITKYPYIAKSILKHVRVNMDFNKIIKLAFTSHELASYDIKQLEFPVSEYREDGVTDKNGKYVVEWDKDKNINLLHKFIYSN; encoded by the coding sequence GTGAAAAAAAGAGGATTAATTTTATTTTTATTATTAATAATTACTTTTATACCGATATCTAATGTCTATGGATTAAGTAAAATTAAGGTTGAGCAACCGCAAATGATAGAAAATATTCTTTTAATAGGGTTAGATGGAAGTAATGATAATATTCCTAAAAGGTCTGATACTATGATTATATTAACTATAGATAAGTTGAATAAATCTTTAAAACTTACGTCTTTAGCTAGGGATACTTTAGTTAAAATTCCAGGTCATGGAGAAGAAAAGTTAACTCATGCATATGCATATGGAAAAGAAGAATTATTAATGCAAACTATAAATGAAAATTTTAATTTAAATATAAAAGATTATGCAACAGTAAATTTTAAATCATTTATAGATATAGTGGATATAATAGGAGGAGTAGATATTAATATTAATGAAAAGGAAATAAGACATTTAAATGAAGTTATAAAAGCATGTTATAATGTCAATCATACAGATATTAATAATATTGAATATATAAGTAGTAGCGGAAATAATAATCTAAATGGATATCAAGCATTAGCTTATGCTAGGATAAGAAAATTAGATACAATATATAAAAGAGATGAAAGACAAAGAATAATATTAACGAATATAGCACATAAATTATCACATGTTTCTATAACTAAATATCCATATATAGCAAAAAGTATATTAAAACATGTAAGAGTTAATATGGACTTTAATAAAATAATTAAATTAGCATTTACTTCTCATGAATTAGCAAGTTATGATATAAAACAATTAGAATTTCCGGTATCAGAGTATAGAGAAGATGGAGTAACTGATAAAAATGGAAAATATGTAGTTGAGTGGGATAAAGATAAAAATATAAATTTACTACATAAGTTTATATATAGCAATTAA
- a CDS encoding DUF1292 domain-containing protein: MQENIINLIDENGVESQFEIILTLEAEGKEYAILMPVEEEEAEEALVFRIDQDEQGEILVPLEDDKEYEIVVDVYNTLMEEEGLNFDEE; encoded by the coding sequence ATGCAAGAAAATATAATAAACTTAATAGATGAAAATGGTGTAGAAAGTCAATTTGAAATAATATTAACATTAGAAGCAGAAGGAAAAGAATATGCAATACTAATGCCAGTAGAGGAAGAAGAAGCTGAAGAAGCATTAGTATTTAGAATAGACCAAGATGAACAAGGTGAAATATTAGTTCCATTAGAAGATGACAAAGAATATGAAATAGTTGTTGATGTATACAATACATTAATGGAAGAAGAAGGATTAAACTTCGACGAAGAATAA
- the ruvX gene encoding Holliday junction resolvase RuvX, with protein MLDGRIMGLDVGDKTIGVAVSDLMGLTAQGVKTVKRIGKKKDIEALKEIIKERQVNKIVSGLPKNMNGTLGPQGEKVIKFCELLEEETGIKIEYWDERLSTVAAERTLIQGNVRRENRKGVIDMVAAVIILQGYLDRQRNF; from the coding sequence ATGTTAGACGGAAGAATAATGGGACTTGATGTAGGCGATAAAACTATAGGAGTTGCAGTTAGTGACTTAATGGGACTTACAGCACAAGGAGTTAAAACTGTAAAAAGAATAGGAAAGAAAAAAGATATAGAAGCATTAAAAGAAATAATAAAAGAAAGACAAGTTAACAAAATAGTTTCAGGTCTTCCTAAAAATATGAATGGGACTTTAGGACCACAAGGAGAAAAAGTTATAAAATTCTGTGAATTATTAGAAGAAGAAACAGGCATAAAAATAGAATACTGGGATGAAAGATTATCAACAGTAGCAGCTGAAAGAACGCTTATACAAGGTAATGTAAGAAGAGAAAATAGAAAAGGCGTAATAGATATGGTAGCTGCTGTAATAATATTACAAGGTTATTTAGACAGACAAAGAAATTTCTAA
- a CDS encoding IreB family regulatory phosphoprotein codes for MNKDLESTMKFEGISEDKISVSDALNYVNEALLEKGYNPINQIIGYILSGDSSYVTSYKNARSIIKKFERDELLEEILTYYLNRK; via the coding sequence ATGAATAAAGATTTAGAAAGTACTATGAAATTTGAAGGAATATCAGAGGATAAAATAAGTGTTTCAGATGCATTAAATTATGTAAATGAAGCACTACTAGAAAAAGGATATAATCCTATAAACCAAATTATAGGATATATTCTATCTGGTGATTCAAGTTATGTAACAAGTTATAAAAATGCAAGAAGCATAATTAAAAAGTTTGAAAGAGATGAATTATTAGAAGAAATATTAACATATTATTTGAATAGAAAGTAG
- the alaS gene encoding alanine--tRNA ligase gives MQPMGLNEIRSKFLKFFESKDHYLKESASLVPHNDKSLLLINSGMAPLKNYFAGVEVPPSVRMTTCQKCIRTGDIENVGKTARHGTFFEMLGNFSFGDYFKEQSIAWGWEFVTQHLNIPQEKVWVTVYEEDDDAFSIWENQIKIPKERIVRLGKDDNFWEIGIGPCGPCSELYFDRGVEYGCDNPDCKPGCDCDRYLEFWNHVFTQFDRDEDGNYGQLENKNIDTGMGLERMACIMQGVDTIFDVDTIKHILNTVEKMASVEYGKGGKTDVSIRIITDHIRAVSFLVADGVLPSNEGRGYVLRRLLRRAARHGKLLGIKENFLYKLVDEVIKVSGEAYPELVEKESYIKKVIRIEEEKFNETIEQGMEILSSYIADLKKNGENTLSGENAFKLYDTYGFPIDLTKEILEEEHLSIDEEAFNEEMDKQRERARSARGNMDGESWKEDPLSKLDSSVASTFEGYFELENSGIIKAIVKDNEVVDSAVAGDKVVVVLDKTTFYPEGGGQAGDAGLLVNKDEDIVVEVIDTKKGANNTIKHIGIVKSGMINTGEKLSTIVDKEIRMASARNHSATHLLHKALKEVLGEHVNQAGSLVTSERLRFDVTHFEAITKEELKVIEEKVNDAILEALNITCENMSINDARNKGAMALFGEKYGDEVRVVSMGDYSIELCGGTHLTNTSQIGMFKILSEGGVAAGVRRIEAITGKAVYNFLKEKEEVISNVCTSLKIKEDGLTQKVTSILEENKSLSKELHDMKTKMSLQAVDSVLDSKVDVNGVNLVTTKFEGIDMNTLKEVADNLRDKLSSGVVVLANIANDKLNLVVTATKDAVDKGVHCGNIVKEIAQIAGGKGGGRPNMAQAGAPDVSKVDEALNHASEVLKSQVK, from the coding sequence ATGCAACCAATGGGATTAAATGAAATTAGAAGCAAATTTTTAAAATTCTTTGAATCTAAAGATCACTACTTAAAAGAAAGTGCTTCTTTAGTGCCACACAATGATAAAAGTTTATTACTTATAAACTCTGGTATGGCACCACTTAAAAATTACTTTGCAGGAGTAGAAGTTCCACCAAGTGTTAGAATGACTACTTGTCAAAAATGTATAAGAACTGGTGATATAGAAAACGTAGGAAAGACTGCTAGACATGGTACTTTCTTTGAAATGTTAGGTAACTTCTCATTTGGAGATTACTTCAAAGAGCAATCTATAGCTTGGGGATGGGAGTTTGTTACACAACACTTAAATATACCTCAAGAAAAAGTATGGGTAACTGTATATGAAGAAGATGATGATGCATTCTCAATATGGGAAAATCAAATAAAAATACCAAAAGAAAGAATAGTTAGACTTGGTAAAGATGATAACTTCTGGGAAATAGGTATAGGACCTTGTGGACCATGTTCAGAATTATACTTCGATAGAGGTGTAGAATATGGATGTGATAATCCAGATTGTAAGCCAGGATGTGACTGTGATAGATACTTAGAATTCTGGAACCACGTGTTTACTCAATTTGATAGAGATGAAGATGGTAACTACGGACAATTAGAAAATAAAAATATAGATACAGGAATGGGTCTAGAAAGAATGGCTTGTATAATGCAAGGTGTTGATACTATATTTGACGTAGATACTATAAAGCATATATTAAATACTGTTGAAAAAATGGCTAGTGTTGAATACGGAAAAGGTGGAAAAACTGACGTATCAATAAGAATAATAACTGACCATATAAGAGCTGTAAGTTTCTTAGTTGCTGATGGAGTATTACCATCAAATGAAGGTAGAGGATATGTTCTTAGAAGATTATTAAGAAGAGCAGCTAGACATGGTAAATTATTAGGAATAAAAGAAAACTTCTTATATAAATTAGTTGATGAAGTTATAAAAGTAAGTGGAGAAGCTTATCCAGAATTAGTTGAAAAAGAAAGCTACATCAAAAAAGTTATAAGAATAGAAGAAGAAAAGTTCAATGAAACTATAGAACAAGGTATGGAAATATTATCTTCTTATATAGCTGATTTAAAGAAAAATGGAGAAAATACTTTAAGTGGAGAAAATGCATTCAAATTATATGACACTTATGGATTCCCAATAGATTTAACAAAAGAAATATTAGAAGAAGAACATTTATCAATAGATGAAGAAGCCTTCAATGARGAAATGGACAAGCAAAGAGAAAGAGCTAGAAGTGCTAGAGGAAATATGGATGGAGAAAGCTGGAAAGAAGATCCATTATCTAAATTAGACTCTTCAGTAGCAAGTACTTTTGAAGGATATTTTGAATTAGAGAATTCAGGAATAATAAAAGCTATAGTTAAAGATAATGAAGTAGTAGATTCGGCTGTAGCAGGAGATAAAGTTGTTGTTGTACTTGATAAAACTACATTCTACCCAGAAGGTGGGGGACAAGCTGGAGATGCTGGACTTTTAGTAAATAAAGATGAAGATATAGTAGTTGAAGTAATAGATACTAAAAAAGGTGCTAACAATACTATAAAGCATATAGGTATAGTAAAAAGTGGAATGATAAACACTGGAGAAAAATTATCTACAATAGTAGATAAAGAAATAAGAATGGCATCTGCTAGAAACCACAGTGCTACTCACTTACTTCATAAAGCATTAAAAGAAGTTTTAGGAGAACACGTTAACCAAGCAGGGTCACTTGTTACTTCAGAAAGATTAAGATTTGACGTAACTCACTTTGAAGCTATAACTAAAGAAGAATTAAAAGTTATAGAAGAAAAAGTAAATGATGCAATACTTGAAGCTTTAAATATAACTTGTGAAAATATGAGTATAAATGATGCAAGAAATAAAGGAGCTATGGCTTTATTCGGTGAAAAATACGGAGATGAGGTTAGAGTTGTTTCTATGGGAGACTACTCAATAGAACTTTGTGGAGGTACTCATTTAACTAATACTTCTCAAATAGGTATGTTTAAAATACTATCTGAAGGTGGAGTAGCTGCAGGAGTTAGAAGAATAGAAGCTATAACAGGTAAAGCTGTATACAATTTCTTAAAAGAAAAAGAAGAAGTAATATCTAATGTTTGTACATCTTTAAAAATTAAAGAAGATGGATTAACTCAAAAAGTAACTTCTATACTTGAAGAAAATAAATCATTATCAAAAGAATTACATGATATGAAAACTAAAATGAGTTTACAAGCAGTAGATTCAGTATTAGATTCAAAAGTAGATGTAAACGGAGTTAACTTAGTAACTACTAAATTTGAAGGTATAGATATGAATACTTTAAAAGAAGTTGCAGATAACTTAAGAGATAAATTATCAAGTGGTGTAGTAGTACTTGCTAATATAGCTAATGATAAATTAAATCTTGTTGTTACAGCAACTAAAGATGCAGTAGACAAAGGTGTTCACTGTGGAAATATAGTTAAAGAAATAGCACAAATAGCTGGTGGAAAAGGTGGAGGAAGACCTAATATGGCTCAAGCTGGTGCACCAGATGTTTCTAAAGTAGATGAAGCTTTAAATCATGCAAGTGAGGTTTTAAAATCACAAGTTAAATAA
- the mnmA gene encoding tRNA 2-thiouridine(34) synthase MnmA yields the protein MSKYVREGDKMKKRVMIGMSGGVDSSVAAYLLKEQGYDVIGVTMKLWQDDDDELIENEGGCCSLAAVEDARRVADRIGIPFYVLNFSDVFKQKVIEPFIDEYLNGRTPNPCIACNKHIKFDDFFNKARQIGCDYVATGHYAKIEKDKKTGRYLLKKSVTDKKDQTYALYNLTQEQLEHTLLPIGDYEKERVREIAKEIGIDVHNKPDSQEICFVKDNDYAGYVKKHSKKRIEEGYFVDTKGNVLGKHKGIVNYTIGQRKGLGIAFGKPMFVIDINAKKNTVVLGDNENLFNKVVIAKDVNLIAFDEITEPVRVEAKIRYSAKPSPATVYKIDNNKIKIVFDEPQRAITKGQSVVMYNGDVVVGGGIIC from the coding sequence ATAAGCAAATACGTAAGAGAAGGTGACAAAATGAAAAAAAGAGTAATGATCGGTATGAGTGGTGGAGTTGATAGTTCTGTTGCAGCATATCTTTTAAAAGAGCAAGGATATGATGTTATAGGAGTTACTATGAAACTTTGGCAAGATGATGATGATGAACTTATAGAAAATGAAGGTGGATGTTGTTCATTAGCAGCTGTTGAAGATGCTAGAAGAGTTGCAGATAGAATAGGTATACCTTTTTATGTATTAAACTTTAGCGATGTATTTAAGCAAAAGGTAATAGAACCTTTTATAGATGAATACTTAAATGGTAGAACGCCAAATCCTTGTATAGCGTGTAATAAGCATATAAAATTTGATGACTTCTTTAATAAAGCTCGTCAAATAGGATGTGACTATGTAGCTACAGGGCATTATGCAAAAATAGAAAAAGATAAAAAAACAGGTAGATACTTATTAAAAAAATCTGTTACAGATAAGAAAGACCAAACTTATGCATTATACAATTTAACTCAAGAACAATTAGAACATACATTACTTCCTATAGGTGATTATGAAAAGGAAAGAGTTAGAGAAATAGCAAAGGAAATAGGGATAGATGTTCATAATAAGCCAGATAGTCAAGAAATATGTTTTGTAAAAGATAATGATTATGCTGGATATGTTAAAAAACATTCTAAAAAAAGAATTGAAGAAGGTTATTTTGTAGATACTAAAGGTAATGTTTTAGGAAAGCATAAAGGCATAGTAAACTATACTATAGGACAAAGAAAAGGACTAGGTATAGCTTTTGGAAARCCTATGTTTGTTATTGATATAAATGCTAAGAAAAATACTGTAGTACTAGGAGATAATGAAAATTTATTTAATAAAGTAGTTATAGCAAAAGATGTTAATCTTATAGCATTTGATGAAATAACTGAGCCAGTTAGAGTAGAAGCTAAAATAAGATATTCTGCTAAGCCATCTCCAGCTACTGTATATAAAATAGATAACAACAAAATAAAAATAGTATTTGATGAACCTCAAAGAGCTATAACTAAAGGACAATCAGTTGTAATGTACAATGGTGATGTTGTAGTTGGTGGAGGAATAATTTGCTAA
- the nifU gene encoding Fe-S cluster assembly scaffold protein NifU, with the protein MQYSDKVMEHFMNPKNVGEIENASGIGEVGNAKCGDIMRIYLDIDPETQVINDVKFKTFGCGSAIASSSMATEMVKGKTIHEALAVTNKAVAEALDGLPPVKMHCSVLAEQAIKAALIDYSKKHNIHIPELDGVVIDDDHDHHHDIEEDEM; encoded by the coding sequence ATGCAATACAGTGATAAAGTTATGGAACATTTCATGAATCCAAAAAATGTTGGAGAAATAGAAAATGCAAGTGGTATAGGTGAAGTTGGAAATGCTAAATGTGGAGATATAATGAGAATATATCTTGATATAGATCCAGAAACTCAAGTTATAAATGATGTTAAGTTCAAAACTTTTGGATGTGGATCTGCTATAGCAAGTTCATCAATGGCTACAGAAATGGTAAAAGGAAAAACTATACATGAAGCATTAGCTGTAACTAACAAAGCAGTTGCAGAAGCTTTAGATGGTTTACCACCAGTAAAAATGCACTGTTCAGTTTTAGCTGAGCAAGCAATAAAAGCAGCTTTAATAGATTACTCTAAAAAGCATAATATACACATACCAGAATTAGATGGTGTTGTTATAGATGATGATCATGACCATCATCATGATATAGAAGAAGATGAAATGTAA
- the nifS gene encoding cysteine desulfurase NifS produces the protein MEKRRLYMDYSATTPVKKEVLDEMMPYFTENFGNASSFHTFGREAKAALDKARGQVANLINAKTNEIYFTAGGTESDNWAIEGVAFAHRNKGNHIITSKVEHHGVLHICEYLEKHHGFEVTYLDVDAEGRVKLDELEKAIKDTTILITIMFANNEIGTIQPIKEIGEIAKKHNVLFHTDAVQAAGNVPIDVKELNVDLMSMSSHKIYGPKGIGALYIKTGVKLHSFVHGGAQERRRRAGTENMPSIVGYGKAAELAKANMDEHIERLTSLRTRLIDGILEKIPYTRVNGSLEDRLPGNVNFSFEFIEGEGILLMLDMLGIAASSGSACTSGSLDPSHVLMAIGLPHEIAHGSLRLSIGDFTTEEDIDYIIEKLPPVIERLRMMSPLYDAVMKQK, from the coding sequence ATGGAAAAAAGAAGATTATATATGGATTATTCTGCGACAACTCCTGTAAAAAAAGAAGTTCTAGATGAAATGATGCCATATTTTACAGAAAACTTTGGGAATGCATCTAGTTTTCATACATTCGGAAGAGAAGCAAAAGCTGCTTTAGATAAAGCTAGAGGACAAGTAGCAAACCTTATAAATGCAAAAACTAATGAAATATACTTTACAGCTGGTGGAACAGAAAGTGATAACTGGGCGATAGAAGGTGTTGCTTTTGCACACAGAAATAAAGGTAATCATATAATAACATCTAAAGTAGAACATCATGGAGTACTTCATATATGTGAATACTTAGAAAAACATCATGGATTTGAAGTAACTTATTTAGATGTAGATGCTGAAGGTAGAGTTAAATTAGATGAACTTGAAAAAGCAATAAAGGATACTACTATATTAATAACTATAATGTTTGCAAATAATGAAATAGGAACAATACAACCAATAAAAGAAATTGGTGAAATAGCTAAAAAGCATAATGTATTATTCCATACAGATGCTGTTCAAGCAGCTGGTAATGTGCCAATAGATGTTAAAGAATTAAATGTAGACTTAATGAGTATGTCTTCACATAAAATATACGGACCAAAAGGAATAGGTGCTTTATATATAAAAACTGGTGTAAAACTTCACTCTTTTGTTCATGGTGGAGCACAAGAAAGAAGAAGAAGAGCTGGTACTGAAAATATGCCATCTATAGTTGGATATGGAAAAGCAGCTGAACTTGCTAAAGCTAATATGGATGAACATATAGAAAGACTTACATCTTTAAGAACAAGATTAATCGATGGAATACTTGAAAAAATACCATATACAAGAGTAAATGGTAGTTTAGAAGATAGATTACCAGGTAATGTTAACTTCTCATTTGAATTTATAGAGGGAGAAGGAATATTATTAATGTTAGATATGTTAGGTATAGCTGCATCAAGTGGATCAGCATGTACATCAGGATCACTAGATCCATCACATGTTTTAATGGCAATAGGATTACCTCATGAAATAGCTCATGGATCATTAAGACTTTCAATAGGTGATTTTACAACAGAAGAAGATATAGATTATATAATAGAAAAATTACCACCAGTTATAGAGAGACTAAGAATGATGTCTCCTTTATATGATGCGGTAATGAAACAAAAATAA